In Chromatiaceae bacterium, a single genomic region encodes these proteins:
- the pip gene encoding prolyl aminopeptidase, which yields MTDLLYPSAACAEPLHLDVGEGHRICVRDFGNTTGHAVLFLHGGPGSGCRIDQHRLFDPTHYRVLLVDQRGSGLSTPGGAVKANTTDRLLQDMETLRDHLGIRRWLLFGGSWGATLALRYAQTHPHVVSALVLRGTFLARSLDLAWFFGKAGAARIFPRDYDAFAGPVPKHEREDLIGAYHRRVHGPDTATATTWARRWYEWGDRVACWNLSDRVQDAGPDARRLLAKVRIETHYALNRYFLGDRPLLDGIGRLPDVPVTIVHGERDLVCPCEAAWTLHHAIPGSRLELLPDTGHLLDEPAMTNALIRATDRLRGVLSD from the coding sequence TTGACGGACCTGCTCTATCCCTCTGCCGCCTGCGCCGAGCCCCTGCATCTCGATGTCGGTGAAGGGCATCGCATCTGCGTTCGCGACTTTGGCAATACCACAGGCCACGCGGTGCTGTTTCTGCACGGCGGGCCGGGCAGCGGCTGCCGTATCGATCAACACCGGCTGTTCGATCCGACGCACTATCGGGTGCTGCTGGTGGATCAACGCGGCAGCGGGCTGTCGACACCCGGCGGAGCGGTGAAGGCAAACACCACCGACCGCTTGCTGCAGGATATGGAAACCCTGCGCGACCACCTGGGGATCCGCCGCTGGCTGTTGTTTGGAGGCTCCTGGGGCGCCACGCTCGCGTTGCGTTATGCGCAGACCCACCCGCACGTCGTATCCGCCCTGGTACTGCGCGGGACCTTCCTCGCGCGTTCCCTGGATCTCGCGTGGTTCTTTGGCAAGGCCGGCGCGGCCAGGATCTTCCCGCGCGACTATGACGCGTTCGCCGGCCCTGTGCCGAAGCACGAGCGCGAAGACCTGATCGGTGCCTATCATCGCCGGGTGCACGGCCCGGACACGGCGACCGCGACGACCTGGGCGCGACGCTGGTATGAATGGGGCGATCGCGTTGCGTGCTGGAACCTGTCGGATCGCGTGCAGGATGCGGGTCCCGACGCGCGACGCCTGCTCGCCAAGGTCCGCATCGAGACCCATTACGCGCTGAACAGATATTTCCTGGGCGACCGGCCGCTGCTCGATGGCATCGGGCGGCTGCCGGACGTGCCTGTCACGATCGTGCACGGCGAGCGGGATCTGGTCTGCCCCTGCGAGGCCGCGTGGACGCTGCACCACGCCATCCCCGGGTCACGGCTGGAGCTGCTGCCCGACACCGGACACCTGCTGGACGAGCCGGCGATGACGAATGCGTTGATACGCGCGACCGACCGGTTGCGCGGCGTCTTGAGCGATTGA
- the pqqE gene encoding pyrroloquinoline quinone biosynthesis protein PqqE has protein sequence MSTNGSETSLPNPYWLLAELTYKCPLQCPYCSNPVDIARYDSELRTEEWKRVFREARRMGAVQLGFSGGEPLVRDDLEELIAEAHALGFYTNLITSGVGMDESRIRGFKAAGLDHIQISFQASSEEINNRIARNESFRHKQEMARLVKQYDYPMVLCFVLHRQNTDQIEDIIQFAHALNADYVELATTQYYGWALKNREQLLPTLDQVQRAEAVAHRYQEQLKGKMRILYVVPDYYEQRPKPCMRGWGGIFLAVAPNGTALPCHAAGILPGLEFPNVREHSLEWIWRDSPDFNKFRGDDWMKEPCRSCPERARDFGGCRCQAYLMTGDATNADPVCSKSPHHAELAERVASIHAAHEQARAQPIVFRNMRNSKRIIAGEL, from the coding sequence ATGAGCACCAATGGATCCGAGACAAGTCTGCCTAACCCCTACTGGCTGCTTGCGGAACTGACCTACAAGTGCCCGCTGCAGTGTCCCTATTGTTCCAACCCGGTGGACATTGCGCGCTATGACAGCGAACTTCGCACCGAAGAATGGAAACGCGTGTTTCGCGAGGCGCGGCGCATGGGTGCGGTGCAACTCGGGTTCTCGGGCGGCGAACCGCTGGTCCGCGACGACCTCGAGGAACTGATCGCCGAGGCCCACGCGCTGGGTTTCTACACCAACCTGATCACATCCGGCGTCGGTATGGACGAGTCGCGCATCCGTGGCTTCAAGGCCGCCGGCCTCGATCATATCCAGATCAGTTTCCAGGCGAGCAGCGAGGAGATCAACAATCGGATCGCGCGCAACGAGTCATTCCGTCACAAGCAGGAGATGGCGCGTCTCGTCAAACAATACGATTACCCGATGGTGCTGTGCTTCGTGCTGCACCGACAGAACACCGACCAGATCGAAGACATCATCCAGTTCGCACATGCACTGAACGCCGACTATGTCGAACTTGCCACGACGCAGTACTACGGCTGGGCATTGAAAAACCGCGAACAACTGCTGCCGACGCTGGACCAGGTGCAGCGGGCCGAGGCCGTTGCACACAGATACCAGGAACAACTCAAGGGCAAGATGCGCATCCTGTACGTGGTACCGGATTACTACGAACAGCGCCCCAAGCCCTGCATGCGCGGCTGGGGCGGGATATTCCTCGCGGTCGCGCCGAACGGGACCGCGTTGCCATGTCACGCGGCCGGGATACTGCCGGGGCTGGAATTCCCCAATGTCCGCGAGCATTCGCTCGAATGGATCTGGCGCGATTCACCCGATTTCAACAAGTTTCGCGGCGACGACTGGATGAAAGAGCCCTGTCGCAGCTGTCCGGAACGCGCCAGGGATTTTGGCGGCTGCCGATGCCAGGCCTACCTCATGACCGGTGACGCGACCAATGCCGATCCGGTGTGCAGCAAATCGCCGCACCACGCCGAGCTCGCGGAGCGCGTGGCGTCGATCCACGCCGCACACGAACAGGCACGTGCGCAACCTATCGTGTTTCGCAATATGCGCAACTCGAAGCGCATCATCGCCGGCGAGCTCTGA
- the pqqD gene encoding pyrroloquinoline quinone biosynthesis peptide chaperone PqqD, which translates to MSEPYDLSAMPEMAPTFRLQWEEAQNGYVILYPEGMIKLNPAAGEILRRCDGAHTVAALIDDLKRQFPDAENLSNDVLTFLGTAHEHQWIRDKSA; encoded by the coding sequence ATGAGCGAGCCCTACGACCTGTCCGCCATGCCGGAAATGGCACCGACCTTCCGGCTGCAATGGGAAGAGGCGCAGAACGGCTATGTGATCCTGTATCCCGAAGGCATGATCAAACTGAATCCGGCTGCCGGCGAGATACTGCGCCGCTGCGACGGCGCACACACTGTGGCTGCCCTCATCGACGACCTGAAACGGCAGTTTCCAGATGCCGAAAACCTGAGCAACGACGTCCTCACTTTTTTGGGTACCGCACATGAGCACCAATGGATCCGAGACAAGTCTGCCTAA
- the pqqC gene encoding pyrroloquinoline-quinone synthase PqqC, which yields MLSPGLDNDTPWTREEFEQKLRDKERYYHIHHEFHQRMNAGQLDKEAIRGWVANRFYYQTMIPRKDAAIMSNCPDRDVRRQWAQRIIDHDGTTGDEGGIEAWLLLGEAVGLRREDLLAHRFLLPGVRFAIDAYLEFARRQPWEVAASSSLTELFAPKIHQARLDNWPKHYPWIDERGYRYFRKRLSEARRDVQHGLEITLDYYRTRAQQERMLEVLQFKLDILWTMLDCMWMAYIEKRPPYHNVETAK from the coding sequence ATGCTATCGCCCGGCTTGGACAACGACACACCGTGGACCCGCGAGGAGTTCGAGCAGAAGCTGCGCGACAAGGAGCGCTACTACCACATTCACCACGAATTCCATCAGCGCATGAACGCGGGGCAGCTCGACAAGGAGGCGATCCGGGGGTGGGTGGCGAACCGGTTTTACTACCAGACGATGATCCCGCGCAAAGATGCCGCGATCATGTCGAACTGTCCCGACCGCGACGTTCGTCGCCAGTGGGCACAGCGCATCATCGATCACGATGGCACCACCGGTGACGAGGGTGGCATCGAGGCCTGGCTGCTGCTCGGCGAGGCCGTCGGGCTGCGCCGCGAAGATCTGTTGGCACACCGCTTCCTGCTACCCGGTGTGCGGTTCGCCATCGATGCCTACCTCGAATTCGCGAGGCGCCAGCCCTGGGAGGTCGCCGCCAGTTCGTCGCTGACCGAGTTGTTCGCACCCAAGATCCATCAGGCACGTCTCGACAACTGGCCGAAACACTACCCGTGGATCGACGAGCGCGGCTATCGCTATTTCCGCAAACGCCTCAGCGAGGCGAGGCGCGACGTACAGCATGGACTGGAGATCACGCTCGACTACTACCGCACGCGTGCGCAGCAGGAACGCATGCTCGAGGTCCTGCAGTTCAAGCTCGACATCCTGTGGACCATGCTCGACTGCATGTGGATGGCATACATCGAGAAACGCCCGCCCTACCACAACGTCGAGACAGCGAAATGA
- the pqqB gene encoding pyrroloquinoline quinone biosynthesis protein PqqB, which yields MRIHVLGSAAGGGFPQWNCNCANCRGVRAGSIRATPRTQSSIAVSGNGQDWLLLNASPDIRAQLEAFPALQPARTRRDTAIGAILLVDAQIDHATGLLLLREHTAPWDLYCTAAVKEDLSTGFPIFNILSHFRGVNWHEVGTDELEFTMPQVPGLAFTGVPLKSEAPPYSPHRHNTVPGDNIGVRIRDLAGGGTLFYAPGLGEVDARIEAYMQDADCVLVDGTLWTDDEMIRGGFSSKRGAEMGHLDQSGEGGILQLLGRLERPRKILIHINNTNPILDEDSAQRAQLTEAGIEVAVDGMEIEL from the coding sequence ATGCGGATACACGTACTCGGCTCCGCCGCCGGCGGCGGTTTTCCACAATGGAACTGCAACTGCGCCAACTGTCGCGGTGTGCGCGCCGGAAGCATTCGCGCGACGCCGCGCACACAGTCCTCGATCGCGGTCAGCGGCAACGGACAGGACTGGTTGCTGCTCAACGCCTCGCCCGACATCCGCGCGCAACTCGAGGCCTTCCCGGCGCTGCAGCCGGCGCGGACCCGACGCGACACGGCGATCGGCGCGATCCTCCTGGTCGATGCGCAGATCGACCATGCCACCGGCCTGCTGTTGCTCCGCGAGCACACCGCACCCTGGGACCTCTATTGCACCGCCGCCGTCAAGGAGGACCTGAGCACCGGCTTTCCGATCTTCAACATCCTTTCGCACTTCCGAGGCGTCAATTGGCACGAGGTCGGCACCGACGAATTGGAGTTCACGATGCCCCAGGTACCGGGCCTGGCATTCACCGGCGTCCCGCTGAAGAGCGAGGCACCGCCGTATTCGCCGCACAGGCACAACACCGTGCCGGGTGACAACATCGGCGTCCGCATCCGTGACCTTGCCGGCGGCGGGACCCTGTTCTACGCGCCCGGTCTCGGCGAGGTCGACGCACGCATCGAGGCCTACATGCAGGACGCCGACTGCGTGCTCGTCGACGGCACGCTGTGGACCGACGACGAGATGATCCGCGGCGGTTTCAGCAGCAAACGCGGCGCCGAGATGGGTCATCTGGACCAGTCGGGCGAAGGCGGTATCCTGCAACTGCTCGGACGTCTCGAACGCCCGCGCAAGATTCTCATCCATATCAACAACACCAACCCGATCCTCGATGAAGACTCCGCGCAGCGTGCCCAGCTGACAGAGGCCGGGATCGAGGTCGCCGTGGACGGCATGGAGATCGAACTGTGA
- the pqqA gene encoding pyrroloquinoline quinone precursor peptide PqqA gives MQWSTPTFEDLRLGFEINLYINNR, from the coding sequence ATGCAGTGGAGTACCCCAACGTTCGAAGATCTGCGTCTGGGCTTCGAAATCAATCTGTATATCAACAACCGCTGA
- a CDS encoding c-type cytochrome, translating into MQPKTLTLLALAALGLSHGAVALDGAKLYQEKTCVSCHGPDANTPVLPVYPKLAGQNPEYLFQQLKDIKAGVRKNAMTAAMAGIMQNVNEDEMRVLADWLGGLGSE; encoded by the coding sequence ATGCAGCCGAAAACCCTTACCCTGCTCGCCCTCGCCGCACTTGGACTCAGCCACGGCGCGGTCGCGCTCGACGGCGCCAAACTCTACCAGGAAAAGACCTGTGTCTCGTGTCACGGGCCGGACGCGAACACCCCGGTGCTGCCGGTCTACCCGAAACTCGCCGGGCAGAACCCGGAGTACCTGTTCCAACAGCTCAAGGACATCAAGGCCGGGGTGCGCAAGAACGCGATGACCGCGGCCATGGCCGGCATCATGCAGAACGTCAACGAGGACGAGATGCGTGTACTCGCCGACTGGCTCGGCGGTTTGGGCAGCGAGTGA
- the folP gene encoding dihydropteroate synthase has protein sequence MSLYGARHRPRVMGILNVTPDSFSDGGQLQDTDAAVARAAQMLLDGADILDVGGESSRPGAARVPAEVQIARVVPVIRALRERLPQRPVISVDTTLRSVAEAALDAGADLVNDISAARDTPDMLRCVAERAVPIVLMHMQGEPATMQLAPHYDDVVAEVTAFLAARAQAALAAGLQPDQILLDPGIGFGKRRSDNLALLAGLDRIVALGYPVLLGASRKRFMGHLCNEREPAELLGATCATTALAVAAGVSVVRVHDVKPNRQAADIAWALRVPAVFEDA, from the coding sequence ATGTCGCTGTACGGCGCCCGGCACCGCCCGCGGGTGATGGGCATCCTGAACGTCACGCCGGACAGTTTTTCGGACGGCGGACAGCTGCAGGACACCGATGCCGCCGTTGCACGAGCCGCGCAGATGTTGCTCGATGGCGCCGATATCCTCGACGTTGGCGGCGAATCCAGCCGGCCTGGCGCGGCACGCGTTCCGGCCGAGGTGCAGATCGCGCGTGTCGTGCCGGTGATCCGTGCGCTGCGCGAGCGACTGCCGCAGCGGCCCGTGATCAGCGTCGACACGACGCTGCGCAGCGTTGCAGAGGCCGCGCTAGACGCCGGCGCGGACCTGGTCAACGACATATCCGCGGCGCGCGACACGCCGGACATGTTGCGTTGCGTCGCCGAGCGCGCGGTACCGATCGTGCTGATGCACATGCAGGGCGAGCCCGCGACCATGCAGTTGGCGCCACACTATGACGATGTCGTCGCCGAAGTGACCGCATTCCTCGCGGCGCGCGCGCAGGCCGCGCTGGCGGCGGGCCTGCAGCCAGACCAGATCCTGCTCGACCCGGGGATCGGATTCGGCAAGCGCCGAAGCGACAACCTCGCACTGCTGGCCGGTCTGGACAGGATCGTGGCGCTCGGCTACCCGGTGCTGTTGGGGGCCAGCCGCAAGCGGTTCATGGGTCACCTGTGCAACGAGCGTGAGCCCGCCGAATTACTCGGGGCAACCTGCGCGACCACCGCGCTGGCGGTGGCCGCTGGTGTCAGCGTCGTGCGCGTGCACGACGTCAAGCCGAACCGGCAGGCGGCGGATATCGCCTGGGCATTGCGCGTACCCGCAGTGTTCGAAGACGCCTAG
- the fdhF gene encoding formate dehydrogenase subunit alpha, whose product MAARADEIPQPVAFTLNGRRIEAHPDESILQAAARHGIEIPHLCFKEGLRADGNCRACMVEIDGERVLAPSCCRRPTEGARVHSDSPRAHHAQRMVLELLQSDATPEHAHTPDSELDHWSEVLDVGMPRFGGRRQPPADLSHPAIAVNLDACIQCTRCVRACRESQANDVIGLAGRGAQARIVFDLEDPMGDSSCVGCGECVQACPTGALMPAHGAGLLPVESRVDSVCPYCGVGCQLTYHVADNRILRVEGRDGPANHGRLCVKGRYGFDYVHHPHRLTRPLVRRDDAPKHAELDLDPGDPLRDFREASWEEAMARAASGLLRIRDAHGPTALAGFGSAKGSNEEAYLFQKLIRTGFGSNNVDHCTRLCHASSVAALLQMIGSGAVSNPVADASEAEVIVLIGSNTTENHPVAATFFKNAARQGKTLIVMDPRRTEIARHADYVLQFKPDTDVAMLNAIMHAVIDQGLVDEAFVAARTEGYAALKAHLADFSPEAMEPICGIPATTLREVARVFASSRASMIFWGMGISQHVHGTDNARCLIDLALISGQIGRRGTGLHPLRGQNNVQGASDVGLIPMVFPDYQRVDNADARQRFESLWGCELDPRPGLTVVEIMHAIHDDQIRGMYIMGENPAMSDPNLAHARAALARLEHLVVQDIFMTETAHYADVILPASAFPEKTGTFTNTDRRVQLGRQAIDPPGEARQDLAIIVDMARRLGLDWNYPGPETVFDEMRRAMPSIAGITWERLQRQSAVTYPCVTEGDPGDEVIFTEQFPRDGGRALLVPARLTNADELPDTEYPLVLITGRQLEHWHTGAMTRRASVLDAIEPVPVASLHPEQLDAIGVHAGEPIRLRSRRGEVVAHARADTGLRTGQVFLPFCYHEAAANLLTNEALDPDGKIPEFKFCAIQIAPA is encoded by the coding sequence ATGGCCGCACGCGCCGACGAGATACCCCAGCCGGTGGCCTTCACGCTGAATGGCCGACGCATCGAGGCACACCCGGACGAGAGCATCCTGCAGGCCGCCGCACGGCACGGCATAGAGATCCCCCACCTGTGCTTCAAGGAAGGACTGCGCGCCGACGGCAACTGCCGCGCCTGCATGGTCGAGATCGACGGCGAACGCGTGTTGGCGCCTTCCTGTTGCCGGCGTCCGACCGAAGGGGCGCGGGTTCACAGCGATTCCCCGCGCGCACACCACGCGCAGCGCATGGTCCTCGAACTGTTGCAGAGCGATGCGACCCCGGAGCACGCGCACACCCCGGACAGCGAACTGGACCACTGGAGCGAGGTGTTGGACGTCGGCATGCCGCGTTTCGGCGGCCGCCGGCAGCCGCCGGCCGATCTGTCGCATCCCGCGATCGCGGTCAACCTGGATGCCTGCATCCAGTGCACCCGATGTGTCCGCGCCTGCCGCGAATCGCAGGCCAATGACGTGATCGGGCTTGCCGGGCGCGGAGCCCAGGCACGCATCGTGTTCGATCTCGAGGACCCGATGGGCGATTCGAGCTGCGTCGGCTGCGGCGAATGCGTCCAGGCCTGTCCGACCGGCGCCCTGATGCCGGCGCACGGGGCCGGCCTGCTGCCTGTCGAATCGCGGGTCGACTCGGTGTGTCCCTATTGCGGTGTTGGCTGTCAGCTCACCTATCACGTCGCCGACAATCGCATACTGCGTGTCGAGGGCCGCGACGGACCGGCCAATCACGGCCGCCTGTGCGTCAAGGGGCGTTACGGGTTCGATTACGTGCATCACCCGCACCGGCTCACCCGACCCCTGGTGCGCCGCGACGATGCGCCGAAGCATGCCGAGCTCGATCTCGATCCCGGCGACCCGCTGCGCGACTTCCGCGAGGCCAGCTGGGAAGAGGCGATGGCCCGCGCGGCCAGCGGCCTGCTGCGGATTCGCGACGCCCACGGCCCCACGGCATTGGCCGGCTTCGGGTCGGCCAAGGGCTCCAACGAGGAGGCCTATCTGTTCCAGAAGCTGATCCGCACGGGCTTTGGCAGCAACAACGTCGACCACTGCACGCGGCTGTGTCACGCCTCGTCGGTCGCCGCACTGCTGCAGATGATCGGCTCCGGTGCGGTATCGAATCCGGTCGCCGACGCCAGCGAGGCCGAGGTGATCGTGTTGATCGGTTCCAACACCACCGAGAACCATCCGGTCGCCGCGACCTTCTTCAAGAACGCCGCACGACAGGGCAAGACGCTGATCGTGATGGACCCGCGCCGCACCGAGATCGCCCGGCATGCCGACTACGTGCTGCAGTTCAAACCCGACACCGACGTCGCGATGCTGAACGCGATCATGCACGCGGTGATCGATCAAGGCCTGGTCGACGAGGCCTTCGTCGCGGCGCGCACCGAGGGATACGCGGCACTCAAGGCACACCTTGCCGATTTCTCACCCGAGGCGATGGAGCCGATCTGCGGCATCCCGGCGACGACACTGCGCGAGGTGGCGCGGGTGTTCGCCTCGTCCAGGGCTTCGATGATCTTCTGGGGGATGGGCATCTCGCAACACGTGCACGGCACCGACAATGCGCGTTGCCTGATCGATCTCGCGCTGATCAGCGGCCAGATCGGTCGACGCGGTACCGGGCTGCACCCGCTGCGCGGCCAGAACAACGTCCAGGGTGCATCGGACGTCGGTCTGATCCCGATGGTGTTTCCGGACTACCAACGGGTCGACAACGCCGACGCCCGGCAGCGGTTCGAATCGCTTTGGGGCTGCGAGCTGGATCCGCGACCCGGCCTGACGGTGGTCGAGATCATGCACGCGATCCACGACGACCAAATCCGCGGCATGTACATCATGGGCGAGAACCCCGCGATGTCCGATCCGAACCTGGCGCACGCGCGCGCGGCACTGGCCAGGCTCGAACACCTGGTCGTGCAGGACATCTTCATGACCGAGACCGCGCACTACGCCGACGTGATCCTGCCGGCGTCCGCGTTCCCGGAGAAGACCGGCACCTTCACCAACACCGATCGCCGCGTACAACTCGGCCGGCAGGCGATAGACCCGCCCGGCGAGGCACGCCAGGACCTTGCGATCATCGTCGACATGGCGCGGCGGCTCGGTCTCGACTGGAACTATCCGGGCCCGGAGACGGTGTTCGACGAGATGCGCCGAGCGATGCCGAGCATCGCCGGCATCACCTGGGAGCGCCTGCAGCGACAGAGCGCGGTAACCTACCCCTGCGTCACAGAGGGCGACCCGGGCGACGAGGTGATCTTCACCGAGCAGTTCCCGCGCGACGGCGGCAGGGCGCTGCTGGTGCCGGCCAGGCTGACCAATGCCGACGAACTGCCGGACACGGAGTACCCGCTGGTGCTGATCACCGGCCGCCAGCTCGAACACTGGCACACCGGTGCGATGACCCGGCGCGCCAGTGTGCTGGACGCGATCGAACCGGTCCCTGTCGCGTCGCTGCACCCCGAACAACTCGATGCGATCGGCGTGCATGCCGGCGAGCCAATCCGCCTGCGCTCGCGGCGCGGCGAGGTCGTGGCCCACGCCCGCGCCGACACCGGCCTGCGTACCGGCCAGGTGTTCCTGCCGTTCTGTTACCACGAGGCGGCGGCAAACCTGTTGACCAACGAGGCGCTCGACCCGGATGGCAAGATCCCCGAGTTCAAATTCTGCGCGATCCAGATCGCGCCGGCCTGA
- a CDS encoding NAD(P)H-dependent oxidoreductase subunit E gives MRSEPRPLNDDRTRRKAARAKGRRATPADLQAVARYLDGDEDRRDRLIEYLHRIQDDLGHLPAHLLVALAERLRIAPAEVYEVASFYHHFDVIKQDATPPPPLTVRVCDSISCSLGGAESLLDALRRGLGDHVRVQRVPCVGRCDTAPVAVVGTRPVGSATADSVATVIRSGPHADQAPAQARDYAAYRAAGGYRQLQALVADSAGESTERIIQTLDDAKLRGLGGAGFPAGRKWRIVRGYTGPRLMAVNIDEGEPGTFKDRVYLEQDPHRFLEGMLIAAEVVGIERIFIYLRDEYAGVRALLQRELLALSADPPCRLPSIELRRGAGAYICGEESAMIESIEGKRGMPRLRPPYIAEYGLFGRPTLEHNMETLYWVPSILERGAEWFLSHGRNGRQGLRSYSVSGRVQRPGVHLAPAGISVRELIDEFCGGMLDGHRLKAYFPGGASGGILPASLAHLPLDFDTLAEYGCFIGSAAVIVLSEHDSVRAQALNAMRFFADESCGQCTPCRVGTAKAAALMAQPDWDAALLEELCQVMADASICGLGQAAPNPLRCALKYFPEEF, from the coding sequence ATCCGATCGGAGCCCCGTCCATTGAACGATGACCGAACCCGCCGCAAGGCCGCGCGCGCCAAGGGCCGCCGTGCGACACCCGCCGATCTGCAGGCGGTGGCACGCTATCTCGACGGTGATGAAGACCGGCGCGACCGGTTGATCGAATACCTGCACCGTATCCAGGACGACCTGGGGCACCTCCCGGCGCACCTGCTGGTCGCGCTCGCCGAGCGGCTGCGGATTGCACCGGCCGAGGTCTACGAGGTGGCCAGCTTCTATCACCACTTCGACGTCATCAAGCAGGACGCCACGCCACCACCGCCACTCACGGTGCGCGTATGTGACTCGATCAGCTGCAGCCTGGGCGGCGCCGAATCGCTGCTCGACGCACTGCGTCGCGGCCTGGGCGATCATGTGCGCGTGCAGCGCGTCCCGTGCGTCGGGCGCTGCGATACGGCACCGGTCGCGGTGGTCGGTACCCGGCCGGTCGGGAGCGCGACCGCGGACAGCGTCGCCACAGTGATCCGCAGCGGGCCGCATGCCGACCAGGCACCGGCGCAGGCGCGCGACTATGCGGCCTACCGTGCCGCCGGCGGCTACCGCCAGCTGCAGGCCCTGGTCGCGGACAGCGCCGGCGAATCGACCGAACGCATCATCCAGACGCTGGACGACGCCAAGCTGCGCGGACTCGGCGGCGCGGGCTTCCCGGCCGGCCGCAAATGGCGGATCGTGCGCGGCTATACGGGACCGCGGCTGATGGCGGTGAACATCGACGAAGGTGAACCCGGCACCTTCAAGGACCGCGTCTATCTCGAGCAGGACCCGCATCGCTTTCTCGAAGGCATGCTGATCGCCGCCGAGGTGGTCGGGATCGAGCGCATCTTCATATACCTGCGCGACGAATACGCCGGCGTGCGCGCACTGCTGCAGCGCGAGCTCCTGGCGCTGTCGGCCGATCCGCCCTGCCGTCTGCCTTCGATCGAGTTGCGCCGCGGTGCCGGCGCCTACATCTGCGGTGAGGAGTCCGCGATGATCGAGTCGATCGAGGGCAAGCGCGGCATGCCGCGCCTGCGCCCGCCATATATCGCCGAGTACGGGTTGTTTGGCCGGCCCACCCTGGAACACAACATGGAGACGCTGTACTGGGTCCCATCGATCCTCGAACGGGGCGCCGAATGGTTCCTGTCACACGGCCGCAACGGTCGCCAGGGGCTGCGCAGTTACTCGGTCAGCGGGCGTGTGCAACGGCCCGGGGTGCATCTGGCACCGGCCGGGATCAGCGTGCGCGAACTGATCGATGAGTTCTGCGGCGGGATGCTCGACGGCCACCGCCTGAAAGCCTATTTCCCCGGCGGGGCATCGGGCGGCATCCTGCCGGCATCGCTCGCCCACCTGCCGTTGGATTTCGATACCCTGGCCGAGTATGGCTGTTTCATCGGCTCGGCCGCGGTGATCGTACTGTCCGAACACGACAGCGTGCGCGCGCAGGCGCTCAATGCAATGCGCTTCTTCGCCGACGAATCCTGTGGCCAATGCACCCCGTGCCGTGTCGGCACCGCGAAGGCGGCCGCGTTGATGGCGCAGCCGGACTGGGACGCCGCGCTGCTCGAGGAACTGTGTCAGGTAATGGCGGACGCGTCGATCTGCGGCCTCGGACAGGCCGCGCCCAACCCATTGCGCTGCGCGCTGAAGTATTTTCCGGAGGAGTTCTGA
- a CDS encoding SCO family protein, giving the protein MTNGLRVLAGLLQLVASSAAIGLGGDFTLDRADGGRYALHESHAEAVVLLFGYTSCPDVCPTGLSRIARALRDLGDDASRVDALFVTLDPTRDTPARLREYTRYFHPAIIGLTGDTDRLDRVARLFNVRYAFVGKDTSEHYSMDHTANVYLVDPRGSVSAILPYGLPSVALTDALRAAIAAGRAAPAAGPGHPALDTTRDQGQPSDRSPVH; this is encoded by the coding sequence ATGACCAACGGACTCCGGGTGTTGGCCGGACTGCTGCAGCTGGTCGCCAGTAGCGCCGCCATCGGGCTGGGTGGTGATTTCACCCTGGACCGGGCCGACGGTGGACGTTATGCGCTCCACGAGTCGCACGCCGAGGCCGTGGTCCTGCTGTTCGGCTACACCAGCTGTCCGGACGTCTGCCCAACGGGACTGAGCCGGATCGCCCGCGCCCTGCGCGATCTCGGCGACGATGCCAGCAGGGTCGACGCACTGTTCGTGACGCTCGATCCCACGCGCGACACGCCGGCACGGTTGCGCGAGTACACCCGGTACTTCCATCCGGCAATAATCGGCCTGACCGGCGACACCGACCGGCTGGACCGCGTCGCGCGGCTGTTCAACGTACGTTATGCGTTCGTCGGCAAGGACACGAGTGAGCACTACAGCATGGACCACACGGCCAATGTGTATCTGGTCGACCCGCGCGGCAGCGTGTCGGCGATCCTGCCGTACGGTCTGCCGTCCGTGGCACTGACCGATGCGCTGCGCGCGGCGATCGCCGCCGGCCGCGCCGCACCCGCTGCCGGACCGGGACATCCGGCCCTGGATACGACGCGCGACCAAGGCCAACCATCCGATCGGAGCCCCGTCCATTGA